The nucleotide window GGGTCGGTAAAGGAGACATCAAACAGCAAATCCCGGCTGCTGAGTTGGGCTTCGGCAGACAGCTTCTGATTGTTGCCGCCGAAGTTGTCCTGCCGGTAGCTGACTGTACCAAACAAATCCCCGGTAAAGTTAAAGCCCAGGCCCGCTCCAACGGAGCCGGTGTTGCGTTCAATTACGTTGACGACCATATCTACCTGGCGGGGGTCGGTCTGCCCCGGTTCCAGTGAGAGACGGACATCATCGAAAATACCCAGACCAAAGACTCGCTGCAGATCGCGCTCGACCTGCTGCTGGTTAAAGACTTGTCCAGGCTGGGTGGCAAACTCACGGGTAATAATAAAGTCGCGGGTTCTGCCGGTGACGGGTTCGCCTTCCTCGTTGACCAGTTCCCCCTCGGCAGTAAGGAACCGCACCCGGATATTTTCGACTACACCCTCGGCCACTTCCAGGGTAACGGTGCCGTCATCCGATACCTGGGGCGCAGCGACAACCTGAGCCAAAACAAAGCCGTTGTTTTGATACCACTCATTCAGGGCCAGAATGCCGTCCTGAAAATCAATCAGGTTGATGATGCTGCCGTATTGGGGCGAGAAAATCTCATCGACAACCTCTTGGGGCAAAGCGTTGTTACCTGTCACCTGCACAGACTGCAACACTGGGTTTGGCTGCACCAAAAAGGTCACCCTCACTCCCAGTGGCGTATCTTCAGGTAGCGCCCGCACGTTCGAGAAAAAGCCGGTGGCAAAAATACTGTTGATGTCTTGCTGCAGCTGGGTTCGGGTGGTGGTGCGACCAGGGCTAGTTGAGATCGCGTTATAAACCGCTCTCTCCAGTTCTGGGGTCAGCTCTTGCCCAGGAGGAGTCACCACCTCAAGTTCAGCCACCAACACGCGAGGTTCTTCAGGGGCCTGCTGGGTTGTTCCTGCTGGCGGAGTGGTCGGTGGGGTAGCTGGGTCAGGCGTCGGCGTCGGCACCGCTGGATCAATCGGCTCAGTCGGCTCAGCTGGCTCCACCTCGGGAGCAACCGGCACCGTAGGTGGAGCAGGCGTAGCTGGATCGTCAGGGCTACTAGGAACGATGTCTGTAGGGTTTGCAGGCCCCTGAGCAAAGACATCTATTGGCAGTTGAGCTGCCCCTGAAGACAGCTGCTCAGCTGGGGTAG belongs to Pseudanabaena sp. FACHB-2040 and includes:
- a CDS encoding BamA/TamA family outer membrane protein, coding for MRLSPTLIAVVAVSGILGLTPQAKGELLPEGSPLEGNADTQVADAVEAVPAWLTPNNLPAAVGVAPVAQPAATDLQMPTPAEQLSSGAAQLPIDVFAQGPANPTDIVPSSPDDPATPAPPTVPVAPEVEPAEPTEPIDPAVPTPTPDPATPPTTPPAGTTQQAPEEPRVLVAELEVVTPPGQELTPELERAVYNAISTSPGRTTTRTQLQQDINSIFATGFFSNVRALPEDTPLGVRVTFLVQPNPVLQSVQVTGNNALPQEVVDEIFSPQYGSIINLIDFQDGILALNEWYQNNGFVLAQVVAAPQVSDDGTVTLEVAEGVVENIRVRFLTAEGELVNEEGEPVTGRTRDFIITREFATQPGQVFNQQQVERDLQRVFGLGIFDDVRLSLEPGQTDPRQVDMVVNVIERNTGSVGAGLGFNFTGDLFGTVSYRQDNFGGNNQKLSAEAQLSSRDLLFDVSFTDPWIGGDPFRTSYTVDAFARRSINLNFDGGPNPILLANGDEIRVRRIGTGISFSRPLANGWSASLGTQYQNVSARELGGTLANVDAAGNPLTQSAVEGGGGSDDLWTVNFSTSRDLRNDALNPTSGSLLRFSTEQSVPLGGGSIFLNRLRLGYSQYIPVSFINFNEGPQALAFNIQVGTIVGELPPYEAFALGGTNSLRGYDEGGVGSGRSYAQATVEYRFPLFSFLGGALFVDAGTDLGSGFGVPGAPGPSRGKPGSGLGYGAGLRIQTPLGPLRIDYGLRIDGGGRLHFGIGERF